The genomic interval CGTCGATGACAAGACTGACAATGGGGACCCGACTGACGTCGATGACACGACCGACAATGGGGACCCGACTGACGTCGATGACACGACCGACAATGGGGACCCGACTGACGTCGATGACACGACCGACAATGGGGACACGGCCGACGTCGATGACAAGACCGACAATGGGGACCCGACTGACGTCGATGACACGACCGACAATGGGGACCCGACTGACGTCGATGACACGACCGACAATGGGGACCCGACTGACGTCGATGACACGACTGACTTCGTGGACATGGATGATAAGAGAGAAGATGAGGATGAGATTTACAGTGAAGTGGGGAATGAGGCCTCAACAACCATCCTGGACGGCAAAGACCTCAACACCATTTATGAGGATGCAGACTCCCACTTTTTCCTTCACCTGGTCATCTTTGCGTTCCTTGTGGCTATTGTGTACATTACCTACCACAACAAGAGAAAGGTAAGCACTCGGAGCAGATAATTTAAACGTGTTACTTCAGAGTTACTCAAATTAGATTAGAGGTCAGATTAGGATTAGAGGTTAGGGCAGACCTATTTCAAAGTTGCACCCtttagaaatataaaaaataatctgAATACATTATATGCTTGTACACATTGTATGACACTGATTAAAataattgcatttttattttatttagtaatTGAAGTTTATTtggggtctgtgtgtgtatatgagaggtgggatcaggacaaatatttCAGCTTTGGGGGGGTGCTGTCAAAAGGTTTGAATACCACTATAGTACTTGGCCTTTATATAAAGGTATGTTTGTTGTAGTTAGCCTGCAGGTTACACGTCACTGGACACAAATAAGCATGTGATGTTTTACAGGGTGTGCTTACTGTCTTTTGCAAAACGCCATACATAACTTCCTTATTTAAAGACAATGAAACGTTACTGAAACAGAACTCATATGCTTTCTGCTCTGACCAGCAGATGGCGCCATAGACCAATTTGTTCTTTAAGCAAGCAATACCGAAATTTATCGAGCCCCTCTGCAATAGCTGTTGACTATTGAAACAATTTATTATAACGAttttaaaataagtaaatagTCTTAAATAAATGCCTTACACATTTCGtagtagtgtttttttttttcaaaaacagaTTCCTCGTCATTCGCCAAATTGGGTAAAATCGATGAAGAATTAGCTAGCTTAATTTATGGGatgatggagaaaaaaaacaggcagacCCCAGACACTCCTGTATCCTGTCTCATAAGGACGGACCGCAGGGAAAGGCAAGCATTTAAGATCCTGTGCGTCTGTTTGCTTGCCCTCAGATCCTCCTCCTGGTCCAGGGTCGACGATGGAGAGATGGCTTCTGCTCCAAGGGTGTGGAGTATCGGCGACTAGACCAGAACGTCAGCGATGCCATGCCCTCCCTTAGGGCAACCAAGGACTACGTCTTCTGATTGGTGCCAGGGTGCTTATaaattaaatttttaaaaatacgaTACCATTActgtttatggggggggggggtgtggaccCCCACTGGTGGCTTTATATTTTGTAGCTCGTCAGGTGTGGTGATAGTTTGGCTCTATTGTCTTTCTTTATCTTAAAGGTCGTCAGGGTTATATATTCAGTATATATTCAGTATATTGACACTGAAGTGGGTTTGAGAAGTATTCGAATATACAATTAAGTGACCTAATTTTTTTCCAGCCTTGTAATTCTGTTTAATTCAGGATTATTTCAGAAGGTAAAAATACCTGCCTTGATTACTCTAGATTGTAATTTCTAATAAATGAAGTGCATTTATATTTTCAATCAAATACAGGTTTTGCACGTTTGTATACATATCAGCAATAATATATGTTGAAATGTTTGCCTCTTGGTCGGAGttagtttgtgttttttttcccccttttcccGCAGCAGTTAGGAGATTAATATTTAAAAGGCCCATATAAGTTATGAAAAATGCGCTTGTCAGGTTGAACTGTTAACTTGCCAGTTAAACGATGCAGATGTCAGTGGATTTAAATggcataatattttttttctcccatatTCTAGGCGCGGGTGGCCTGTATATGTAATCTATTTAAATGACTATGGCTTCAGTGAAGTCATCTCTTCCGATGTCATTGTAGCCGACTCCTGAAGCATTGGATACCTAAAAtatccactttttttttttcctgtaaccATTATGTGTATCTTGGTGAAAAAAGTGTGCTTATCGTGGCAAAGGCCTAATTAAGCGAATCCATTGTGAAAATAGAGAaacaaatacatcaatatcagaCCTAATGGCTGGTCGTTAAGCGTGACATTGAATGTTGACTTTTTTCGCTCCTCACTCTCCTATTGAAGCATCACTATGTCTGTTTTCTCTGTTTTATGGTGGATTATAATTGTATTtgtagattattttttttttttttacccccaaaCTGAACACTTCCTGATGTTCTGTATATCGAAAAGATCATATAGACTTCATGGTTTAGAGAAGTCTTCAtaaaccatgttttttttttttttttttgtattaatcTGGATACAGCTTTAAGACGGCTCCTGTAGAGACTGCAGCCTCTTTGCAATAAATGCACTGGTGTACACTGTTGTAAGGAGATTCCTGGTGTCTTAGATGCAAACATTTCTGAATGTTTTGTGTTGTTACCAGctgaaaaaccttttttttcagTATGTGCTTTATAAGTGAGCAGGAATTTTATTATCATGTAATTATTACAAAGATGtgtaattgcattttttttaaaaagattaaAAGGAATCTGGTATAAATTTTCTTTCGGCGTCAAATTGAAATCGAGAAGTATAATCCTCCGAGAAGGTATTAAATGTGTTCATCTCTAATTAAGAAATATTCCTTTGGTGATGCGGGGTCTGCTGTTCTGAGAGGTTTTGTAAAGAACCTTTGCTTGCCGTTTGTGCAGACTATGGTGTGGTGTGTTGGCTTGTGGAAATGCCACAGCCCGAAGAAAGGCACTGTGGTCCCCCCGGGTCCCATCAAGGTCTGGGTCCTCTTGGTTTGGTTCTCTGCATTCTGTGCTCAAATAGTGTCATTTTTGAGGTTATTTCTGGTCATATGGTTCCTGCAGGTCTAGGACCATCTCAAGTAATATGGTTCTAGTAGGACAATGATGGTCTCTAGTTATTGGCTTCTAGGAGGACTTGATCTGTCTCCAGTGATAGTCATTGTGCCCCAGGAACCCTACCTCCAGTGATAGGCTTCCAGGAGGATGAAGACTGTCTCAAGTAGTATGGTTCTAGTAGGAAAAGGACTGTCTCAAGTGATAGGCTTCCTGGGGGACAAGGACTTCCAGAAGAACTGGGTCAGGTGAGGAGAACTGAGGTCTCAGAAGCTGCCAGAACTACACAAGTAGGTAAGAAACTCGGCCACATTCCACTTTTGCTCTGAGTGGGGGCGTCACGGGCCCGAGTGGCTGGGCCCTGGAAAGGAGGATTTGTCTCCAGCATCAGCCTCTCTGGGCGTCGGGGCTACATGTCTGCTGTAAATCCATGGTCATTCCCCACACAACAAGATTTAATGGAAAGAGGAGATTTAATGTGTTCTTCACGCAGGTCAAAGAGACCAAGGGATGGGTTAGAGCTGATAGGGTCCTATTGGCATCTTTACAGTCCGATAGCTGAATTGAAAAACACAGCCCCCTCGAAAGAGACAGTGATGGAGGATTTAATCAGAATCATAAAAGATACTGTCACGCAAAGGCCTGCGTCGCCCAAATAGCACTGTcatataaaaatgtatgatgTGATTCCTCAGgtggactaaaaaaaaaaaaaagcaaatcagGATGTGCCCTTATTTACACTCCGATCATATTTCATTTACTCCGCAGAAAGTCTCTGGAGTCAACGTGAGACTCCCATAAAGAATTTGAACTTAACGTGTAATTTAATTAGTGCCATCTATGGCTGAAGCGCCTCCCTGATTGTACAGGTAGGTGTCTGTTGTGGGAAGTGATGCAGGGCGTCCCTGCAGAGTTCACTGCAAGGCGTCTGTGCATCCATTCGTATGGTAAAAGCATTTTTTCCAGTGCGGAGCCCTGGACCCCGTCACAGGAAGCACAAGCCAcacggcaggggacaccctgggtggaTGAGAGCAGTTTAGACTCGGCGATTTACTTAAACCGCCCTTGCAGTGTGGAAGAACACCGATGTGGGAAATGATCCTCAGTAACAAATACGACACCCAAATTTCCAGTCAATTATCAGGACGTTAGTAATTACGACAACACCCTGCTCTGTTTGTCCTTTTTATCGCCCAAATCGAGGAGAGGACAGGCCTTCCTCCGCAGGCCTCAGCTTATAAAGAAGcgtcgcaaaaaaaaaagctgacgGTAGGTCTCCCTAACAGCGGAAGGGCCTCGATAATCAGAGGGACGGAGCAAGATCTTAATGCCGGCTGCTGCTTTAGCAGAAGCACGGCTGACAGGAGAGGTGATTTCAGCCTCCCAGGACAAAAGGCCCTGATTTCTGAAGGTTGATTTTCAAGGCGCACAGCTACACACGCATGTTTGCATccatacctttgtggggaccatccattcaatACTGTGGGGAAAACCGTAACTCCAACATCgacaaccttaacctctacTAAGTTTCCTCTTATGGGGACTAAAAGAAtcgtccccacaaggtcaaaataacaggtttttatcacattctgGGGACATCTggtcccccctcccacacacacacacacacacacacacacacagatagattGATATTCAGCCAACGTTTTCCTAAAGCTTACAAACATTTCCTACAATAAGTCTGTTTCACTAgttatatatgtataatttcTGCGACAGAGTTGTACCTTTGGTCAGAAAGGCCCTCACCTCTTGCTCCATATTGATCGCGTTGGTTTCAGACAACTATGAATCTGACTTGATAATCGGCTATTGATAATGAAGTGTTCAGTGGGTTCGGTTGTGTTTTTACGTAATAAGTAGTTTTTCTGATTTTCATAATTTTAGCGAGACATCTGTCAACATGGATTTAATGACCACGTAAACCATTACGAGTCAAACTTCAGTCAGACATTATAAATTATAATCAAACGAATGCATCGCATCAAGAATTCATGAATTACTGCTGTGAAATGCATCACTAGGCATCGTCTGCTGCTTGGAGATGAGGGGATTACTCGTAAGAATACCCGACATAGACCATCTCATTGCAGAACAGGTTATTCACCATGAGGAGTGGTGTGAacggcagaaaaaaaaacacatctgctGATTTACTGCAAAGCGATACTCAAATCACGGCAACAGAAGGCTACAGAAATCCACTTTGTTGCATAGAATAATGCCACCTAGAATGAAGATAAGCTTGAATCAGATTTTAGCACACTGAACTCTCTTCCAGAATCGTCTGTATCCATTTCCCATAAATCCAAGAGGGTCtagctgcagacgcctgtagagtggagctccaccagAAATACGTGATCTTTAAGGATGTAAAGTGGAGCtcaggttaggtttagggtttaaGGTTAAGTTTGGGTTTATTCGCTGCAACACAGAGTTGAGGTCACGTGTTTccggtggagctccactctataGGCGTCTGCAACTGGATCCTCCTCTATAAATCTACTTATCCAACAGAGGGTCATGgtgggcctggagcctgtcaGGAGGCACATGGTtcgagggacagcctggacggACGCCGGCCCATTGCGAGGGACATATTAATTACCGTAGCAACGTCGGCCGGCGACCGCTCCTGCGTTTTACACTGTTTCTGCCGGTATTTCTTTATTTCCTTTAGCCGCCTTATATCTTCGTTCCCTCTGATCCTACCTTTCAAGTGTGGCTTAGGGAGACCCGCTGGTTCCATTCAGCACGCTTGGTTAATAAGATCAAAGGGGCCGCTTACAGTATTCGCGCAGAACTTCGGCCGAAAGCAAGATTTCCAACGCGTTGCGGACGCTTTCATAAGTCATGATGCGT from Brienomyrus brachyistius isolate T26 unplaced genomic scaffold, BBRACH_0.4 scaffold105, whole genome shotgun sequence carries:
- the LOC125727627 gene encoding germ cell nuclear acidic protein-like; its protein translation is MAIASRTVRYAAMRSVASILILLYASHLISALGTQKADEKASVLSPNSVNRSSEQKSGVPVSPDIHLSPSAAPTMGSPLSTDEPLSTSPTQGDMGGGEEVDATDNGDTADVDDKTDNGDPTDVDDTTDNGDPTDVDDTTDNGDTADVDDKTDNGDPTDVDDTTDNGDPTDVDDTTDNGDPTDVDDTTDNGDTADVDDKTDNGDPTDVDDTTDNGDPTDVDDTTDNGDPTDVDDTTDFVDMDDKREDEDEIYSEVGNEASTTILDGKDLNTIYEDADSHFFLHLVIFAFLVAIVYITYHNKRKILLLVQGRRWRDGFCSKGVEYRRLDQNVSDAMPSLRATKDYVF